A stretch of Telopea speciosissima isolate NSW1024214 ecotype Mountain lineage chromosome 11, Tspe_v1, whole genome shotgun sequence DNA encodes these proteins:
- the LOC122646588 gene encoding GDP-fucose transporter 1-like, producing MVSARFDVSKQYYTTSSLVIGYALCSSLLAVINKYAITEFNFPGLLTALQYLTSALGVWVLGKIGFLYHDPFTLDTAKKFLPAAIVFYLAIFTNTNLLRHANVDTFIVFRSLTPLLVAVADTAFRKQPCPSKLTFLSLVIILGGAFGYVATDSAFTLTAYSWAFAYLITITTEMVYIKHMVTNLGLNTWGFVFYNNLLSLMMAPLFWVLTGEYVDVFSAVGSNSGNWIEPGAFFAVSLSCIFGLLISFFGFAARKAISATAFTVTGVVNKFLTVVINVLIWDKHANPFGLLCLIFTIVGGILYQQSVSGGGSPPVQHDSSNSKLMHSEDDGNDSGDESEGKGGSGKVSVV from the coding sequence ATGGTTTCCGCTAGATTTGATGTTTCAAAGCAATACTACACAACAAGTAGTCTCGTTATCGGATACGCTCTCTGTTCGAGCTTACTTGCGGTCATTAATAAGTACGCTATTACCGAATTCAACTTCCCTGGTCTACTAACTGCTTTGCAGTACTTGACTTCAGCTCTTGGGGTCTGGGTGCTTGGGAAAATAGGGTTTCTGTACCATGACCCCTTCACATTGGACACTGCAAAGAAATTTCTGCCGGCGGCGATTGTTTTCTATCTCGCGATCTTCACCAACACGAATCTGCTTCGTCACGCCAATGTGGATACGTTCATAGTTTTCAGATCCCTTACACCTCTTTTGGTGGCTGTAGCAGACACTGCATTTCGGAAACAACCATGTCCGTCGAAACTCACTTTTCTGTCTCTGGTGATCATATTGGGTGGGGCTTTTGGGTATGTGGCCACAGATTCGGCTTTCACCCTCACTGCTTACTCATGGGCATTTGCTTATTTGATTACAATTACTACTGAGATGGTTTACATCAAACACATGGTCACAAATCTTGGGTTGAACACTTGGGGTTTCGTATTTTATAACAATCTGTTGTCTTTGATGATGGCACctctgttttgggttttgacTGGAGAGTATGTTGATGTGTTCTCTGCTGTGGGATCAAATTCTGGCAATTGGATTGAACCAGGGGCATTTTTTGCAGTTTCATTATCATGTATTTTTGGCTTGCTCATCAGTTTCTTCGGATTTGCCGCGAGAAAGGCAATCTCAGCCACAGCATTTACAGTAACAGGTGTGGTTAACAAGTTTCTAACAGTTGTGATCAATGTCTTGATTTGGGATAAGCATGCGAATCCTTTTGGCTTGCTTTGCTTGATTTTCACTATCGTTGGGGGAATTCTTTATCAGCAATCTGTTAGTGGAGGTGGCAGCCCTCCAGTGCAGCATGATTCCTCTAATTCTAAGTTGATGCATAGTGAGGATGATGGCAATGATTCTGGAGACGAGAGTGAAGGAAAGGGAGGATCTGGTAAAGTTTCTGTTGTATGA